The segment AAAAACCGTGTCAGATCACGTCGACACCGTCATCAAAACCATCGGCGAACTGCACAGTTACGACGAACCTGAAATCGTCGTCACGCCAATCATTGGCGGAAGCGATTCGTACTTGAAATGGATCTTTGATTCGGTCCAACCGGTGGAGTAGGTTTCCAATCTGTGGTGATGGAGCAGCTGGATGCAATCTGTCATTGGAAAACATGCCAGCAGATCTGCTATTGCGGCGGAAACAACTTCTGTCACAGTGCGCGCATGAGCACTGCACGAAAAAGCCAATCTACATTCTCCCGATTGGCCATCCTTGCGCTCGCTGTTCAGCTTACCGGCTGCGGTTCAACGCGTTTGAACCTCGGACCACCTGGGACGATTGGCATGCAACGCGAAAAAGCCGTCATCCATGACCCGTACCCAAGCACCGACCTTGGCCCTCCGATTGTCGGCGGTCGACCAAGCGGATTTGACTTGCCTCTGGACCCAACCAAGGGCTTGCAGGTCAATCCGCACGCGCGGCAAAGCTACTAAGTCGGCTAAGCTCTGGCCTACGGATATTGAACGAGCGGACAGAATCGCCCGCACGTCCCGTACTGTTCGGATCAGCCAGCCAGGCGGACCCTAGTCTTTGAATGGCAGGCCTTTGACTTTGGTTTGAACTTTGCAGATGAAACCGCTGGAAGTCATATAAAGTGTTGAGCCGTCGTCACCGAACGCGCAATTCGCAGTCGGCTTTCCCATCAGGATTCGGCCGAGCAACTTGCCTTCCGGCGAGATAATCAACACGCCGCCAGGACCGGTGCCCCAGATGTTGCCTTGCGTGTCGACCGCCATTCCGTCGGGCATTCCGGGATCGCCTTTCTTGACCCACTGCGATGTGTCGTAAAGGACTTTGCCGTCACCGAGCGTTCCGTCGTCCTTGATTGGCCAGCTTTGGAAAACCGGTGCTTCTTTGTCGGATTGAGCCACGTAGAGCGTTTTCTCATCGGGAGAAAGGCCGATGCCGTTCGGGCGAGTCATCTCTTTGGTCAACAGCGTGACGCTGCCGTCCGGCTTGATGCGATAAACACCATGCCATTCGATCTCCCGAGACGCTTCGTCCTTGAGTCCGTACGGCGGGTCGGTGAAGTAGATATCGCCGTTGGAGTGAATGATCAGATCGTTCGGGCTGTTGAATCGTTTGCCTTCGAAGCGATCGGCAATCGTCGTTTTCGTACCATCTTTCTCGACGCGATACACCCGGCGGTTGCCGTGATCGCAAGCGTGCAGCAAACCGTCATTGCCAAGCAGTAAACCGTTTGAACCGGGCTCGCGCCATTTCGTTTTCGGTCCGTCGTAGCCACTTGGATCCATAAAGACTGTGGTCTCACCCGTTTCCGGGTCCCATTTGCTGATCTTGTTCCTTGGCACATCGGACCAAATCAAAAAGTTTCCGTCCTTGATCCAAACCGGGCCTTCTGACCATTGATGCCCGGTTGAGATGACTTCAATCGGAGCATTAACATCGATCAGAGCGTCGAGTCCGTCATCAAGTTTTTCGATCGAGCGTTCGATCTGATTGGCTTTGTCCTGGGCTTGAGCGAGTGGAGCCAAGCCGACGATCAGCGAGACGGCTATGGAACAGGTGATCAATTTTTTCATCAGGAGTCCGTAATGGTTTGGCGGTTTTATGTGGTTCGAGTGATGCTCGATTTTACATCAGTTCGCAAGCGAGTTCCAACATTTGCGATCTGTGGCGGAATAAGAAGGCATGCGCGTCAGGATGCTGACACTCCGGCGCAAACTTCAAAGAATTACGATCCCATCCAAACGTTGCTGTTGAGCAAAGGACGTCGTTTGGCAACAACCGCGGATTTCATCGCCATGTACTCCGAGGAGAACTTCGCTTCGCCGAGTTGCACCAATACGGAATCTGGTTCCAGCGACTCCCAACGTGGATTGTCCAATAGCGCAGTCACATGCTGGCGCAAGTTGGATGCTTCGCCGGCAAACAGATCGACCTCGCCGCTGGCGATCACAAACACGCCCGGACATTCGTATTTCGGGCTGTCGATTTTCTCGATGGATACACGGGACAAGCGACGCTTCGAAAATTCACCGTTTCGCTCGGCCGCGATGCGACGCGCACTTCGAGCCTGTTTGCGGATCGCGATCGCAGCCCGTCGATAGTCAGTCGAAGAAATCTCTGCGTCCTGCGGACCATATTCCGACGCAATTCGATCAAAATAGGCGGCTGATTCGGGAGAGCAAAACATTTCGTCGAGCGAGACCCCAAAGTCGACTTCGATCAATCGCCAAGCCACCTCGCTGGCGTAGCTGTATCTACTCTGGTCGGACGTGGAAATTTTTGGCACACGTTTCGTGGAAGCCGGGAGCTTTTTCGACTTTCGCAAACTCAGCAGCAACCGATTCCAAACCGTCGCGTTTCCACCGATGCCTTTCGAGAGGCAATCGTCGATGAACCGTTTGTTCAGATCCTTGTCACACAACAAATAGTCAACCGGATACCCTTCGCCAGCAGTCAAATACGACTCAACGACGGCGTCAATCGTTTTGTCATCAAAGCCCTTCTTTCGCCGTTTACCTTTGGCCGTGCTGGGCGCACTTTCGATCGGATCTTCAGGGCCATCGATCGCGTCGCCGATGCCTGTTTTCTCCAGCCGATTGCCAATGTGTTTTACGTACTCTTCAGACAGCTCAAAACCCATCCACTGACGAGCCAACTTTTTCGCGACACACAGAGTCGTGCCGCTACCGCCGAACGGATCCAAAACCAGATCTTGCGGGTTGCTCGATGACCGAATAATTCGCGCCAAAAGCTGCTCTGGCATTTGGCAACCGTGAAAGCCTTCGCGTTCCTTGAACGTGCCGGCGACCCGGGTGAAGTACCACGTATCATGATTCGGACTGAAGGACTCGGGCGCGTCCTGCGGGCGAATGATCCACGTGTTGTCGGGCAGCCTGCCAGCCGGGTTGGCTCGATTGTCAGCGTACACCAGTTGCCGCGCGGACTTGACGCGTATCTGCGGATTGCTGCGGTTGAACGTGAACTTCTTTTTGTCTTTGACGAAGTGAAAAATGTGCGTGTGCGAGCGGCTGAATCCGTTGACGCAGTTGACGCCAAAAGTGTAGTACCAGATGACCCAACTGCGGCAGTGAAAGCCGGCTTTCTGAGCTTCGATTTTCAGTTCGGCCGCGTAGGTGTCGCCGATCGCCAACCAGAAAGTACCGTCGGATTTGAGGGCCCGATGTACGCCGCGAATCCATTCTCCACACCATTGGAGATACTTTTCGCTGGACTGCGAGTCGTCGTAAACATCGTAGTCGTAGCCGATGTTGAACGGCGGGTCGGCAAAGACCATGTCGACCGATTCGGGCTTGAGTTTGGCCAACAGTTTGACGCAGTCGCCTTGGTGGATTTGGTTCTTTTTCAGTGGCACGTCGCGTCCTTTTTGGTGGAAGCGTACATGGTAAGAGTTCCCGCCAAGGTTGTCGACGGTTGCAAGGCGGGCCAAGCTTACAGCCTGTCATTGCAGCAGGGGAAGTTCGAGAAAGGCAGTGCAGCACGATCACAGGCCGGAAGCCTATGCCACCTTTTGCTGGAAGCCATTGGTCTGGCAGCAAGCTACTCGTTTAACGGCAAGCCGTAGGCGACGGAGCACCACAGGATGATCGCAGTCGCCTACGGCTTGCCGTTAAACAAGTGCAGAGCAGGCTGAAGTAGACCAACGCGAAACGCTACAGCAAAAACCTGTCGATCGACGCGTTAGGCCAGCAGATCGTCGATCACGTGAGCTTCCTCAACACCCGTCAGCTTCTGATCAAGCCCCTGATACTTGACGCTGAACTTGTTGTGGTCGAAACCCATCAACTTCAGAACCGTCGCGTGGAAGTCGCGGATATGAATCGGATCTTTCGTGATGTTGTAAGAAAAATCATCGGTCTCGCCATAGATTTGGCCGCTGCGAGAACCGCCGCCGGCCATCCACATCGTGAAGCAACGCGGATGATGGTCGCGACCGTAGTTGTCTTTCGAAAGCCCGCCTTGCGAATAGATTGTACGTCCGAACTCGCCGCCCCAAATGACCAGCGTATCGTCAAGCATGCCTCGCTGTTTCAAATCCTCCAGCAACGCAAAGCAGGGCTGGTCGACGTCTTTGCACTGGCTGGGCATGCGAGCGTTGACGTTGGAATGATGGTCCCAGTTATTGTGATAGACCTGAACAAATCGAACGCCACGTTCGGCCAGTCGACGAGCCATCAACGCCGTGTTGGCGAAACTGCCAGGCTTTCTGGCTTCTTCGCCATAAAGCTTGAACGTGGCTTCAGACTCACTCGACAAATCCGTTAGCTCGGGAACGCTGGCTTGCATCTTGAACGCCATCTCGTATTGCTGAATCCGGGTATGCGTTTCCGGATCGCCGATGGCTTCGAAGTTCAGCTTGTTCAGTCGGTTCAGCCCATCGATTGTGCGTTTGCGGATCGCCGTCGGAACGCCATCGGGATTGTTGATGTACAGAATGGGATCGCCGCTGCTGCGAAAGGAAACGCCAGCGTGCTTTCCAGGCAAATAGCCGGAACTCCACAGCCGCGATGAGATCGCCTGTTCCTGTTCGCGATTGCTGGGGATCGCGACGAGCACGACGAAAGCCGGCAGGTTTTCGTTTTCGCTGCCGAGCCCATACGATGCCCAGGATCCAAGGCAGGGGCGACCGGTGATTTCGTTTCCGGTTTGCATCGCAGCAATCGCAGGCTCGTGGTTGATGGCTTCGGTGTGCAGCGATTTCATCCAACAGATTTCGTCGGCTTTCTGGCCGAGATATGGCAACAGCGTTTCGTTCATCCACATCCCGCATTCGCCACGCTGCGTGAATTTATACTTCGTCGGAGCGATCGGAAATCGGGTTTGGCCGCTGGTCATCGTGGTCAGACGTTGGCCTTTACGGATCGATTCGGGCAAGTCTTTGTCATACCACTCGTCCATTTTTGGCTTGTAGTCAAACAGGTCCATCTGTGACGGACCGCCGACCATATGCAAATAGATGACGCGTTTGGCTTTGGCGGGAAAATGCGGCATCCGCACGTCGGGAACCGGCGAAGCGAACGCCTTTCCCGCCAGCGAGTTCCCCATCAACGAAGCCAACGCAGCGCCGCCAAGCAGGTGCTTTCCCTTTGCGAAAAACTGGCGTCGCGTTTGAAGTTGATTGAATTGTTCGATCGGATTCATGTTCTTACTTTCAATGGCAGCACAGGCTGGAGGCCTGTCCCGCCGCTTTTTTACTTGTTCAAAACTTCGTCGAGATTCAGCAACTGGTTGCAGACCATCGTCCACGCCGCAAGCTGAGCCACGTCCAGGCTATCGTCCGCTTTCGCCTGGCCGATCGCCAACAGTTTTTTGGCATCGCCCGTGTTCTCGCGATAGAAATCAAAGAACGCGTCAAAATCGTCTTTCAAGATTCCGGACTCAATGTCACTAAACGTTCGACTGAGCGTGCGTTCTGCCACGAAATCCAACGTTGAGCTCCAATCGTCGCCTCCGTGTTTGACACCTTTTTCCGCAAGCACACGTGCCGCTTCGACGAATTGCGGATCGTTGAGCGTAACAAGGGCTTGCAACGGCGTATTCGTCCGCTCTCGCCGCACAGTGCAGACTTCACGATTCGGCGCGTTGAACGCTTCGAGGTTCGGCGGCGGACTCATCCGCTTCCAGAACGAATACAGCGAACGGCGATAAACGTTGTCGCCTTTATCCTGCACATAGCGACGCGTGTCGCTTCCCGGCATCCCGACGACTTCCCAAACATTTGGCGGCTGGTAAGGCTTGGCACCACGACCGAACATTCGATCGTTGTACAGCCCGCTGGCAACGAGTGCGTAGTCCCGAACCATCTCGCCATCCATGCGGAAACGCGGACCGCGGGAAAGCAACGAGTTGTCCTGATCTCTGGCCAGTTTCTCAGCCGTCACGTTTGCGGCCTGACGATACGTGGAACTCAACAACATCTTTTTATACAGCCGTTTCACGTCCCATCCGGACTCGCGAAAGTCGACTGCCAGCCAGTCCAACAACGCCTGATTCGAAGGCGGCGTGCCCATCACGCCAAAGTCTTCCGACGTGGCGACGATGCCATGCCCGAACAACTCTTGCCAGAAACGGTTCACGGTAACGCGAGCAGTCAGCGGGTTCGCCGGATCGATGACCCATTTCGCAAGGCCCAGTCGATTTGCCGGAGCACCTTCGGGCATCGGATGTAAAACTTCCGGCGGCGCTGCAACCACTTCGTCACCCGGTTTGTCGTAGGCGCCTCGCATCAGCACATTGGTCTTCGCCATCATGTCTGGCTTTTCCACCTGAATGTGCGTGATCGGCGTTTTGGCTTCGATCTTTTTACGCTCCTGTTTCAGATCCGCCACGGCCTTGGTCAGCGTTGGAAACGTCGCGTCAATCTTGTTCAGAAAATAGCTCAGCAGAGCTTTCTCCTGATTCGGCGTTCGCTTTTCTGCGGGAACAGAAATCAGAGCCTCGACGTAATTGGCTCCGATCGCCATCACGGACTTGATCTCGTCCTGAGAGAGAGCTTTGTCGTAAATCCGGACGTCCTGAACCTGCCCGCCGTCGTAAATTGCACCGGAACTACGCTGGCCAACTTTCAACGGCGTCTTCGTTTCGAGGCTGGCGACAGGCTTGAGCGTGTTCGCTTCGGTTTCGGTTTTCTGCAGCTCGCCATCAACGTAAATGCGAACGCCTTCCGGTTTCCGCGTCCCGTCGTAAGTCACGAAAACGTGTTGCCACTTGTTTTCAATCGACAGACTCTTGACCGTGCGAACCTTCATCGCATTGCCCGGCCACTGGTCAATAATATGAGCCACGAATTGGCCGTTCTGATGCCACAGATCCCAACCGCGATGAGCCGCGGCTTCATCCATTTTCGCGATCAAAGAAACGCCGCCAAACTTTTTCGGAGCCTTCGTCCACACGCCGTAGCTAAAAGGTTTGTCGAACGAAAAATCCGGAAACGCCCCCAGCTCAACCGTCTTGCCGGGTTTGAGCGTAATCGCCGGACCAAGCTTCCCATCTTCGGTCCATTGGAAATCTTCTTTGGCCACAACCGTTTCGTCGATTCCGATCGTCGCGGTGACCGAATTCCCCTGGCCCTCGTTAAGCGGAACTTGCAGCGTCGGCTGAACTTCAGGACCGTACTTTGATTCTGGATGGTCGCCCTGGACGGCATTCACGGTGCCCAACCACGACGCAAACTTCTCAGACGACGAATCGCGATAGTCCTGTTTGGCTTTGTTTGCAGCCAACAACTCCTGCTTGATTTCTTCCAGACGCTTGCGATCCGTTTCGGCATAGACTTTCATCGTCGCACTCTTGCCGTCCTTGACGTTTCCATCTTTCGCCGGCTCGGTCGTATTGCGAAAGAAGGCTGCCAGTGAGTAGTAATCCTTGATCGAAATCGGATCGAACTTGTGGTCGTGGCACTGGCAACAGTTGGTCGTCAAGCCAAGATACACCCAACCGAAAGTCTGCACGCGATCTGCCGCATAGAGTGCCCGATTTTCTTCATCGATCGTGCCGCCTTCGTTGGTCGTCATGTTGCAGCGTTGAAATCCCGTTGCAACGAGTTGTTCATCACTCGGGTTTTCGAGCAAATCACCAGCCAACTGATCGACGGTAAACTGGTCGAAAGGCATATTCCTGTTAAAGGCCCGGATGACCCAATCGCGATACGGCCACATCTCCCGATAGTTGTCAAAGTGCATGCCGTGCGTGTCAGCGTAGCGAGCCGCGTCGAGCCAATAGCGCGCCCGATGTTCTCCCCATGAAGGACGCTCCATCAGCTTGTCGATCCACTCGGAAACTGCTTCGTCGCCGCGATCGGCAACGTCTTTCTCGAAAGCCTGCAAGTCTTCAACCGCGGGGGGCAATCCGCTAATGTCCAGGCTCAGACGACGAAATAAAGTTCGGGCGCCTGCATCGGCAGCCGGCTTCAATCCTTCTGATTCCAGACGCGCCAACACGAATTGGTCGATCTCGGTTCGAACCCAATCACTGTCGTTGACTTTTGGAAGCGACTGTTTTTCCGGAGCAACCAGCGACCAGTGTTTTTGGTATTCGGCTCCTTCTTCGATCCAACGTTTGAGCAATTCCTTTTCGTCGTCGGACAGTTTCTTTCCCGAGTCCACCGGCGGCATGATCGAATCGTGATCTTCCGTGTAGAGCCGTTCAATCATTGAACTTTCGTCGGCACTTCCGGGCTCGATCGCGCCCGCATCGACCGCGGCATCACGCTCGTCGAGCCTCAAGTCTGCCGCACGTGTTTCAGAATCCGTGCCGTGACAGGCGAAGCAGTTTTCTGCCAGAAGCGGTTTGATGTCGCGAGAGAAATCAATCGAATCCTGAGCTTCACAACTCGATTGAGCCCATGTCATCGTCGCGAAGAATGCCAGTGCGAAGGTGTTGATGAAACGTGGCATAGAAAGTTTGCTCGTCATGTTTGCAGTTCAATCTGAATGCGGCTTTGCGGACGTCGATCCTATTGTAGTGCCACATCGTCCGTTCGAAAACAAAACATGTGACTTCAACGTTTCCGGACAAGAAAAAATATGCAATTCCGCGATTCGCAGATGTGGCGTGCGTCATTTTGGTCAGCAGCAGTTGCGTCACAACCGTTGCATCCCGAGCACCAAAACCGGGGCGATTGGGGTTTCGGAGTTTCCGCAAAGGGCTGCTCGCGTTTCCGAATAAACTGGCACGCATGAGCCTTTTGATTGCCATCGTCATCCTTCTGTCCATCTTGTGGGGAGAAGTCCACACTTCGAGCGAATCCAGCAACACTCTTGCGACCGCTTTCATGACCGCGCTACTGACGGGAG is part of the Mariniblastus fucicola genome and harbors:
- a CDS encoding DNA-methyltransferase; protein product: MPLKKNQIHQGDCVKLLAKLKPESVDMVFADPPFNIGYDYDVYDDSQSSEKYLQWCGEWIRGVHRALKSDGTFWLAIGDTYAAELKIEAQKAGFHCRSWVIWYYTFGVNCVNGFSRSHTHIFHFVKDKKKFTFNRSNPQIRVKSARQLVYADNRANPAGRLPDNTWIIRPQDAPESFSPNHDTWYFTRVAGTFKEREGFHGCQMPEQLLARIIRSSSNPQDLVLDPFGGSGTTLCVAKKLARQWMGFELSEEYVKHIGNRLEKTGIGDAIDGPEDPIESAPSTAKGKRRKKGFDDKTIDAVVESYLTAGEGYPVDYLLCDKDLNKRFIDDCLSKGIGGNATVWNRLLLSLRKSKKLPASTKRVPKISTSDQSRYSYASEVAWRLIEVDFGVSLDEMFCSPESAAYFDRIASEYGPQDAEISSTDYRRAAIAIRKQARSARRIAAERNGEFSKRRLSRVSIEKIDSPKYECPGVFVIASGEVDLFAGEASNLRQHVTALLDNPRWESLEPDSVLVQLGEAKFSSEYMAMKSAVVAKRRPLLNSNVWMGS
- a CDS encoding DUF1501 domain-containing protein — its product is MNPIEQFNQLQTRRQFFAKGKHLLGGAALASLMGNSLAGKAFASPVPDVRMPHFPAKAKRVIYLHMVGGPSQMDLFDYKPKMDEWYDKDLPESIRKGQRLTTMTSGQTRFPIAPTKYKFTQRGECGMWMNETLLPYLGQKADEICWMKSLHTEAINHEPAIAAMQTGNEITGRPCLGSWASYGLGSENENLPAFVVLVAIPSNREQEQAISSRLWSSGYLPGKHAGVSFRSSGDPILYINNPDGVPTAIRKRTIDGLNRLNKLNFEAIGDPETHTRIQQYEMAFKMQASVPELTDLSSESEATFKLYGEEARKPGSFANTALMARRLAERGVRFVQVYHNNWDHHSNVNARMPSQCKDVDQPCFALLEDLKQRGMLDDTLVIWGGEFGRTIYSQGGLSKDNYGRDHHPRCFTMWMAGGGSRSGQIYGETDDFSYNITKDPIHIRDFHATVLKLMGFDHNKFSVKYQGLDQKLTGVEEAHVIDDLLA
- a CDS encoding SMP-30/gluconolactonase/LRE family protein, giving the protein MKKLITCSIAVSLIVGLAPLAQAQDKANQIERSIEKLDDGLDALIDVNAPIEVISTGHQWSEGPVWIKDGNFLIWSDVPRNKISKWDPETGETTVFMDPSGYDGPKTKWREPGSNGLLLGNDGLLHACDHGNRRVYRVEKDGTKTTIADRFEGKRFNSPNDLIIHSNGDIYFTDPPYGLKDEASREIEWHGVYRIKPDGSVTLLTKEMTRPNGIGLSPDEKTLYVAQSDKEAPVFQSWPIKDDGTLGDGKVLYDTSQWVKKGDPGMPDGMAVDTQGNIWGTGPGGVLIISPEGKLLGRILMGKPTANCAFGDDGSTLYMTSSGFICKVQTKVKGLPFKD
- a CDS encoding DUF1553 domain-containing protein: MPRFINTFALAFFATMTWAQSSCEAQDSIDFSRDIKPLLAENCFACHGTDSETRAADLRLDERDAAVDAGAIEPGSADESSMIERLYTEDHDSIMPPVDSGKKLSDDEKELLKRWIEEGAEYQKHWSLVAPEKQSLPKVNDSDWVRTEIDQFVLARLESEGLKPAADAGARTLFRRLSLDISGLPPAVEDLQAFEKDVADRGDEAVSEWIDKLMERPSWGEHRARYWLDAARYADTHGMHFDNYREMWPYRDWVIRAFNRNMPFDQFTVDQLAGDLLENPSDEQLVATGFQRCNMTTNEGGTIDEENRALYAADRVQTFGWVYLGLTTNCCQCHDHKFDPISIKDYYSLAAFFRNTTEPAKDGNVKDGKSATMKVYAETDRKRLEEIKQELLAANKAKQDYRDSSSEKFASWLGTVNAVQGDHPESKYGPEVQPTLQVPLNEGQGNSVTATIGIDETVVAKEDFQWTEDGKLGPAITLKPGKTVELGAFPDFSFDKPFSYGVWTKAPKKFGGVSLIAKMDEAAAHRGWDLWHQNGQFVAHIIDQWPGNAMKVRTVKSLSIENKWQHVFVTYDGTRKPEGVRIYVDGELQKTETEANTLKPVASLETKTPLKVGQRSSGAIYDGGQVQDVRIYDKALSQDEIKSVMAIGANYVEALISVPAEKRTPNQEKALLSYFLNKIDATFPTLTKAVADLKQERKKIEAKTPITHIQVEKPDMMAKTNVLMRGAYDKPGDEVVAAPPEVLHPMPEGAPANRLGLAKWVIDPANPLTARVTVNRFWQELFGHGIVATSEDFGVMGTPPSNQALLDWLAVDFRESGWDVKRLYKKMLLSSTYRQAANVTAEKLARDQDNSLLSRGPRFRMDGEMVRDYALVASGLYNDRMFGRGAKPYQPPNVWEVVGMPGSDTRRYVQDKGDNVYRRSLYSFWKRMSPPPNLEAFNAPNREVCTVRRERTNTPLQALVTLNDPQFVEAARVLAEKGVKHGGDDWSSTLDFVAERTLSRTFSDIESGILKDDFDAFFDFYRENTGDAKKLLAIGQAKADDSLDVAQLAAWTMVCNQLLNLDEVLNK